A genomic region of Micromonospora sp. NBRC 110009 contains the following coding sequences:
- a CDS encoding sugar ABC transporter permease yields MTTYADAPVANRNATGRSKGRWFAQVGWRHLVGVLAVAFSLFPILFVISAALNPLGTLSSTELLPTGASFENFTNLFQDTPFAHWFLNSLLLAGVASFASIFLSALAAYAFSRMRFAGRRVGLLALLLIQMFPQFLAIVAIFLIFTTVTDLWPAIGFNTPWGLFLLYMGVALGANTWLMKGFFDTLPKELDESATMDGASHAQVFFRIMLPLVAPILAVTGLLAFIGSINEFIIANVFLTEPNSKTLAVGMFGLVAGERNNNFGMFAAGTLLTAIPTVLVFQLLQRYIVSGLTAGAVKG; encoded by the coding sequence GTGACCACCTACGCGGACGCCCCCGTCGCCAACCGCAACGCGACCGGGAGGTCGAAGGGTCGCTGGTTCGCCCAGGTGGGCTGGCGGCACCTGGTCGGGGTGCTGGCGGTGGCGTTCAGCCTCTTCCCGATCCTGTTCGTGATCTCCGCGGCGCTCAACCCGCTCGGCACGCTCTCGTCGACCGAGCTGCTGCCGACCGGGGCGTCGTTCGAGAACTTCACCAACCTGTTCCAGGACACGCCCTTCGCGCACTGGTTCCTCAACTCGCTGCTCCTCGCCGGCGTGGCGAGCTTCGCGTCGATCTTCCTGTCCGCGCTGGCGGCGTACGCGTTCTCCCGGATGCGGTTCGCTGGTCGCCGGGTCGGGCTGCTCGCGCTGCTACTCATCCAGATGTTCCCGCAGTTCCTGGCCATCGTGGCGATCTTCCTGATCTTCACGACGGTCACCGACCTGTGGCCGGCGATCGGCTTCAACACCCCGTGGGGCCTGTTCCTGCTCTACATGGGCGTTGCGCTCGGCGCGAACACCTGGCTGATGAAGGGCTTCTTCGACACCCTGCCGAAGGAGCTGGACGAGTCGGCGACCATGGACGGTGCCTCACACGCCCAGGTGTTCTTCCGGATCATGCTGCCGCTGGTGGCGCCGATCCTGGCGGTGACCGGGCTGCTCGCCTTCATCGGCTCGATCAACGAGTTCATCATCGCCAACGTGTTCCTCACCGAGCCGAACTCGAAGACCCTGGCGGTCGGGATGTTCGGCCTGGTCGCCGGCGAGCGCAACAACAACTTCGGGATGTTCGCGGCGGGCACCCTGCTCACCGCGATCCCGACGGTGCTGGTGTTCCAGCTGCTCCAGCGCTACATCGTCTCCGGCCTGACGGCGGGAGCGGTGAAGGGCTGA